TTCGCCGAACGGGCCACCCGGGCCACCACCGCTTGGCCTACGAGCCGAAATACCGCGTTTTCCCCCAGCCGTACCAGTTGCGCATCATCGGCGTTGATCCCCGCCAGTGATGCGGCCATGCGCATGGTGACTTGAGTGCTTTCGACGTCGAACTGCCTCACACTTACTCATCCTGCCGTAGTACGACAGGTAGGCGGCAGCCTGTCCCCTGTTGAGGGGCACGGGGCTCGCCGCAGGTCGCCATTAACACAGCGGCCAGTGGTCCACGTCGCCGTCATCATGGTCACGGAAAGACTAGACATGCCATGAACGCTTCCTTCCCCCGGTGGCGCCATCACCATCGCCGGTCTCCACATGCGCGCCGCGACGATCTGGATCAAAGCCCTCACCCGAACCATTCCTTGATCAAAACCTGGTAGACGCCCTACCGGGCCCCTGGAGAGTCGACTGGTTGTGAGAGCGCCTCACCGGTCCCGCGTGCGGGTGATGAGCTGAAAGAGCCTGGCAGTGTGCATGTAGGGGTGCCGGTGGGTGACGGCCAACTCGAGGCGTTCGAGGTCAGCGTAGAACGCCGACTCGTCCTTGCGATCATCATCGATGATGTAATCGCAGAAGCTCCGAATCCCGAAGTGGTCGACGCGTCCGCAACCGAGCTCCTCCAGGATGGCGATGATCTTCTCGGCGGTGTGCAAGGTGAGGGCAGAGTCGAAGGTCTGCGTCCTGGCCTGATCCGATGCGAGCGCGGCCAGCGCGGCCGCGGGATCCATCTCACGAACAGCGACGTTCAAAGCCGCGGAATACTGGTTGGTCGCAATAACGGAGAGAAGACCGCCGGGTGCGAGCGGGGTCAGGGCGGCGCGGAGGGTCGCGGTGACATCGTCGGTGTAGGCCAGGAGGTTGTGGCAGAGCACGACATCGAACCTCGCGGCGGTGATGTCCCGGGGCAGGGCGCTCACGTCGGCTTCGACGCAGACGATCCTGTCCGTCAAGCCAGCTGCGGCGGCCCGCTGATCGGCTGCGGCCAGCATGGCCGGCGCGTGATCGACGATGGTGATGTGGTGACCTTGAGCGGCCAGGCGGATCGCGTCACCGCCGTCTCCACCGGCCAGATCGAGAATCCGCAAGCGTTCTTCGCCGAGAGATTCAAGGTGGCTAACCAAGTTGGCCTCGGCGACGGTGTACCGGATCCGGCCCCAGGGAGCCTCTTGCCACTGCTGCCAAGCGGCCAACCCGACGCTGAATCTCTCCGGTGTTTCAGCCATCTGGCAACGATAGCTGCGCGGCTCAGCCCGCACCATGATCAGGCACATGGAGGTGCCGGGTACGCAGCTCGGCACCCTGCGTCTAAATCGCCGCACCCACACCTACTACAGCGATGGCAGCGCCGACGTCGACACCAATAGCTCAGTGCGTCTCTACAGTCGCGCTGAACTGCACACCGCGCCTTGAGCAAAGCGTGCTTAGCCCTCGACGCCGAATTCGGCGGCTATCTGCGGACACCATCCCCGGGGACATGGTCACTCAATGGCATGTCGACGACGTACAAGCCATCTTGGACCGGCTGCTGGCCATGGGAGCCACACCGTACATGCGGCTCACCGAGCACGGCCCCGGTTTCGTCGCCGCGTCCGTAGTCGACCCGTTCGGCAACCTGCTGGGCATCATGTACAACAAGCATTCCTTGGAAATCCTGGGCCGATGATGGACGATGCGGCCGTCAGACAGCGCAGCGTCGTTGCTCTGCGCGAGCGCAGCTCCCCCGGCGGTGCCCCGAGGGAAGGGGCGGGAAGGCCTGCCCCCAGTGTGGTGAAACCGGTCACGGTAGCGGCAGGCCTCCATCATGATCATGAGTCAATGCCCATACTCGGGCGCCCCTCACCATCACGTCCAAGCCTTCATCGCCGAGAAGGGACGGACCGATCAAGATAGCGTGCTCATCGAGGAGGGACCCAACCAGCGGCCAGGCCAGCCACGTGTACGTGCGCATTGTCTCGGCGAACGATTCAGCGGCTCCAGGCAGATGCGCGAGGTCGTCCGTGATTGACGAGACGATGTCGTGGGCCGACCACAGCAGGCTCGGCTGGTCGGCGTGGGTGAACACCGGGTACAGCCCGTCCCGAAGTCCAGCAGGAGCCGCAGCTCGGTGCGGCCGGCGTCCTTGTCGTACTCCAGGTGGATGTAAGAGCCGTAGAGCCAGGAGCCAGTGTGCTCGACCGGCATGGAGAACGGCGTGACCAGGTAGTGACAGGCCGCGCCGAGCTCGGACAGCAGCCGGTCGCGGGGAATGGCCATCTCCATCGTGTCGACGTCGTGAAAGTAGCCGGGGATGCCGGGCTCAGCGCTCCTGACCACCTCCGCGCTGGGGATCACGATGCTGCGGCTGTGCAGCTTCCACTGGCCAACGGCGGCCAGCCGGGCGGCATCGGCCAAATCGCGCATGCCGCGTTGCTGCACGATCGTGGCGGCGGCTCCCATGGGAAGCCAGCACCAGTCAGGCCATTCGAACACTGGCTTCTGCCCGCGGCTGGCGTGCAGGACTTTTCAGGTCACCCAGGCCGGCGGGGTAGAGCTTGCGCAATTCCCGGACGTGGCCCGCGATCCGGGCGGCAGCCTGCAATGTCAGGTCGGTCTGGGTCATTCTTGCTCCTGGTGAGGTTCCTGTGGCGTGTGGCCAGGAGATGTACGCGCATGCGCCATCGCGTCATTGGAATCCTCAGCCGGCAGGCTGCTTACGGCCGGTCATACTGCCGTGTGCCGATTTTAGCTCAGCCTGTGAGCGCTGCCTGTGGCGGCGCCCAGGGGGTGTGCCAGAACCAGCAGGCCCCATCCGGTCAGCTGGTCACAGCCGGAGAAACGACCGCGTTCACGATCAGGGGCGGTTGGTCGCGAACGGTAGCCGTTCCAAGCGCTCAGCAACGAAACAGGCCAAGGGGCCCGCGAACAGGTGAGACACCAGTGCGGAGAACTCCTCGCGGACCGTGCCGTGCAGCGGCAACACCACGTTGGCGGCCTCGGCCAGACCGCGGTCGCCGTCGCCGGCCACGGCGATGACCGTGCGCCCGTAGCCGTGGGCGCGGGTGGCCACCTGCAGGGCACGGTCGCGGCTGCGGCCCGGCGCGGCGATC
This Streptosporangium sp. NBC_01495 DNA region includes the following protein-coding sequences:
- a CDS encoding class I SAM-dependent methyltransferase encodes the protein MAETPERFSVGLAAWQQWQEAPWGRIRYTVAEANLVSHLESLGEERLRILDLAGGDGGDAIRLAAQGHHITIVDHAPAMLAAADQRAAAAGLTDRIVCVEADVSALPRDITAARFDVVLCHNLLAYTDDVTATLRAALTPLAPGGLLSVIATNQYSAALNVAVREMDPAAALAALASDQARTQTFDSALTLHTAEKIIAILEELGCGRVDHFGIRSFCDYIIDDDRKDESAFYADLERLELAVTHRHPYMHTARLFQLITRTRDR
- a CDS encoding VOC family protein codes for the protein MVTQWHVDDVQAILDRLLAMGATPYMRLTEHGPGFVAASVVDPFGNLLGIMYNKHSLEILGR